In Lolium rigidum isolate FL_2022 chromosome 3, APGP_CSIRO_Lrig_0.1, whole genome shotgun sequence, the genomic window CGACAGAACTGGCATTGCAAGTCTGCCAACAAGCACATATCCAAACTAAGTAGAATGCATTAATTATGTATGGCGTGGTTGTAGCATTGTTGGAGTTCTTTGGTTGTTTCTCAGGATCTGTATGAGGAAGTATTGTTGGAAATGTGTGACCCTTTCTTATGCTTCCTGCTAGCTGGACTCACGAATCTTAAACCTGAATTTCCGATATCTCATATTCCCAGAGAATGCTAACGGTACGAGTGTTTGATATTTTGGTAGATGAAGTGTACATGTGTGTTAGACTGTGTATAGCTTCTGTGTATGTGTACGTGTATTGTACCTATTGTAACACAcccatatatatatgtgataggccACCCGGTTTAGGGTTGAGCCGGTTCCCCCAAATCATtgtcttacatggtatcagacttggTACGTTCCACGCttccgcccaaaccctagccgccgcctgcgtcgcccgaaccctagccgccgtcACCCGCggagccgtcgtcgccgccatgACGAGCGCCTCCCTCTCCGGGTCTTCCACCGCCGGCCATCTTCCCGCGTCGCTTGCGGCTCTCCTCTCTCGCCCGATCGACCATGCGACCATCGCTCCCCAGATCGGCACGATGAGCAtcggctccttcttctccaaccaACCCTCGGCCTCTTCGTCGCCGGGGCTTGCGCTGACGACCTCTACGTCGCCCGCGCCTTCCACTCggtcctcggcctcttcgtcgcCGGGGCTTGCGCCGACGACATCCACGTCGCCCGCGCCCTCGCCCGCTCGCCTCTCCTCGCTGCCCCGCCTCGGCCCCTCACGACCGAGGAGATGGCGGCAGCCTGGCTGGCGGGCCTCTCCGCGTCGGCCCTCGCGCCGTACGTCTCGACGGTGGCTTCCGCGCCCTCCTCCGGGACTACTCCCGTGATGGCGACGGTCCCTCCACCTGCATCGGCTGCCCCCATGGCGTATACGCCTCCGGCAGTTTTTCACACGGGGTCCCTGCCTGTGCCGTTCCACTTTGGAAACTGCATCACCGTCAAGCTTACGCCGGATAATTACATATTCGGCGTGCTCGGGTTCTTCCACCGCTTGGGAGTCACTATCTCATTGGCTATGTCGATGGGTCTCTTCCCTGCCCTCCCGGCGCCGGTCGACGGCGTCAACGGACCGGTGTACAACCCGGCGCACCGCGTCCGGACCGGGCGAGGACCGAGGCGATTCTGTCCTCCATCCAAGGATCCCTCTCTCCCGCGGTGTCCGGGCTCCTCGTCTTCGCCAAGACCTCGCAGGAGGCATGGATGATCCTTGAGCGTTCCTTTGGCTCGCAATCGCAGGCTCGCGCCAGTGCCCTTCGTCGTGAGCTCAATGAATGTGAGAAGCTTGACTCCACTGCTACTGAGTACTATAACAAGGTTAAGGGCCTTGCTGATACACTGGCATCCATTGGACTCCCTCTCACCGACTCTGAGTTCAACTCGCACATTGTCAATGGGTTGGATGAGGAGTATGACGGTCTGGTGGAAATCATCAATGAGCGGGCTCAAACAAACCCTCTCATGGCGCATGAGGTCTACTCGCGCCTCCTCCTTACTGAGCAGCGCGTCGAGGCGCGCCGATCTCACCGCGCCCGCGGCGGAGGAGGCCTCTCCGCCAACGCCGCCTACAAGGGCGCTCCGCCCTGCGCCTGCGGGAAGGCGCCTCCACCGTCTCCGTCGTCGCCTGCCATCCCCACGTCGTTACCGGGAAGTGGCGGGCGCCGCCGGTGCCAGCTTTGTGGCTATGATGGTCACCGGGCGTCCAAGTGTCACCGCCGCTTTCAGAAAAGCTTCCTTGGTCTTGGCAATGACGGCAAAGATACTCGCAACACTGCCCGTCAAGTTGCCATGGCGGATCGGCCGGCATCGCAGCCCAAGCAGTCCCAGCCTCAGGGGCAAACTCGGTCCTACTCGTTGATCCATACTCGGTACATGGACTGCGGGGCCACCGAGCACCGACGAGCGAGATGGGTAACCGCAAACGAAGGAGCCCTACCGCGGCTCCGACAAGGTCCACACCGCCAATGGAGCAGGtatgcatatatctcatattggtCAAGCATCTCTTGTCACTAGTCATGCACATAGGAGTCTCCACCTTCGCAATATTCTTCGAGTTCCATCTGTGACGCGTAATCTTCTTTCAGTTCCTCGCCTAACATGTGATAATAATGTGTTTTGTGAATTTCATCCTTTTGATCTTTTCATTAAGGACCGGGACACGCGGGAGGTTCTGCTTAGTGGGCGCCTCTGTCAAGGCCTCTACCGTTTGGAGCATCCTGGAGTCTCTCGGGTTTTTACTGGAGTTCGCGTCTCGCCGTCACAGTGGCATGCTCGCCTTGGGCATCCAGCCACACCTATTGTTCGCCATGTTTTGCGTCGTCATGAGCTTCCTAGCATTCCTAGCAATAAAGATGTAGCGAGTGTGTGATGCTTGTCGGCAGGGGAAGAGTCATCAACTTCCTTTTTCGGAGTCTATTCGTGAGGTGAAACACCCTCTAGAACTTgttttttctgatgtatggggtcctgcccaaACCTCCATTAGTGGCCATAATTATTATGTCAGTTTCGTTGATGCCTACAGTCGTTTCACTTGGCTTTATCTCATTAAgcgtaaatctgatgtgtttgatattTTTGTTCAGTTTCAAAAGCATGTTGAGCGCCTTCTCAAGCATAAGATTGTTCATGTTCAATCGGATTGGGGGGGTGAATATCGCAACCTCAACTCTTTTTTCCAGTCACTTGGGATTGTACATCGCTTAGCATGTCCACATACACATCAGCAGAATGGTTCAGTAgaacgtaagcatcgtcatattgttGAAACTGGTCTCACTCTTTTGGCTCATGCATCGGTTCCTTTTCGTTTTTGGAGTGATGCTTTCACCACTGCATGTTTTCTCATCAACCGTATCCCCACACGTGTTCTTAATATGAAGACCCCTATTGAGCTCTTGCTTCATGAACAGCCGGACTATACCTTTTTTAAGGTGTTTGGCTGTGCTTGCTGGCCCCATCTTCGCCCATACAATAAACGCAAGCTTGAGTTCCGATCCAAAAaatgtgtcttccttggctatagTTCCTTGCATAAAGGTTACAAATGCCTCCATGTTCCCACTAATCGTGTGTACATATCTCGGGATGTCGTGTTTGATGAGCACGTGTTTCCTTTTGCTCAACTCCCTGTGTCTCCCACCGCCCCTCCACCTATGCATTCATCCTCTATTGCCTCTGACCAATTTGATGATGTTGCATACTCTCCTGTATTGTtacctaaccatggtgcaggcaCTGGACGTGGGGCTCGGTTGGAACTTTTGGAAGATGCACTGGAAACTTCCTCACCTGTGCACACTGATGCGCACGTCGATCACGCCGTGCCCTTGCATGGCCTTGGTTCCCGTGCCCATGCAGGGCCGGCCGACACACCCTTGACGCCTGGTGCGTCTTCGCCCTCCACGGCTGGGCCGTCTTGCTCCCGCCCAGGGTCGCCCGCCACGCCGTCGTCGCCTGTCTCCCCTGGGCCGTCTCTCTCGCCGAGCAGCCCAGGCAGTacgccatcgccatcatcgcctggTGCGCCGCCTTGCAGCGCGTCGCCCAGCCTCTCGCCGGCTGGGCCGCCTGGTGCGTCGCCTCGCAGCGTGTCGCCCAGCCTCTCGCCGGCTGGGCCATTGCTGTCTCCTTCACCCAGTCCCTCTCCGACTGGGCCTTCGCCAGCTGCTCCGTCGACCTCGACAGCTCCTGACTTGCGTCCGCATACGCGCAGTCGTAGTGGCATCTTTTGCCCCAAGGAGCGCACTGATGGGACCGTTGCCTGGCATGCGGCATGTATGGCTGCTGCTATTACGGATCCTACCTCTGAGCATCGCACTTATCAGGCTGCTATGAGTATTCCTCATTGGCGAGAGGCCATGGAACAGGAGTATCAGGCACTTCTTCGTAATGAGACATGGACTCTTGTTCCTTCACCACCGAAGGTCAATATTATTGATTCCAAGTGGGTTTTAAGGTGAAGAAGCATGCTGATGGCTctattgagcgctataaagcgcggctTGTTGCTAGAGGATTTCGGCAGCGTTATGgtcttgattatgaggataccttTAGCCCAGTGGTCAAGCCTACTACTATTCGGCTTCTTCTCTCTATTGCAGTCACTCGAGGTTGGTCTCTCCGTCAGCTTGATGTGCGGAATGCTTTCCTTCATGGAGTGTTGGAGGAAGAGGTCTATATGCGGCAGCCACCCGGCTTTGCGAGATCCTACCCGCCCTGATTATATCTGCCGTCTCACCAAAGCACtgtatggcttgaagcaagcTCCTCGTTCCTGGCATGCCCGTCTTGCGACTGCTCTTCGTGCTCATGGTTTTTCGCCCTCCACAGCTGACTCATCCTTATTTCTTCTGCACAAGCCCACAATCACTATGTACTTGTTGGTCTATGTAGATGATATTATTCTAGTCAGCTCGTCTCAGGTTGCTGCAGATGCTCTTGTTTGCTCTCTTGGTGCTGATTTTGCTGTCAAAGATCTTGGGAGGCTTCATTACTTTCTTGGTGTGGAGGTTTCTCCTCGTGCTGCCGGGTTGATTATGACACAAAAGAAATACTCGTTGGAGCTCTTGCAGCGAGCTGGGATGCTGAAGTGCAAGCCCATTGCCACGCCCATGTCTTCCACTGACAAGCTCACTGCTGTTGATGGTATGCTTCTGTCTCCTGCGGATGCAACAGAGTACAGGAGCATTGTTGGTGGTCTTCAGTACTTGACGATTACGAGACCCGATATCTCCTTTGCTGTCAACAGAGTTTGTCAGTATTTACAAGCGCCGCGTGACACTCATTGGTCTGCTGTTAAGCGCATTTTGCGCTATGTTCGACTCACAGTGTCTCATGGCCTTCATATCCGGCCGAATCCCTCAGGGGTTCTTTCGGCGTTTTCTGATGCGGACTGGGCTGGTAGTCCAGAtgacaggcgatccacggggggctaTGCTCGTGTTCTATGGCTCTAgtttgatcgcctggagtgctcgcaAACAGGCGACTGTTTCTCGCAGCAGTACTGAAGCTGAGTATAAGGCTGTTGGTGATGCTACTGCAGAGATTATTTGGGTACAGTCCTTGCTTCGGGAATTGGGTTTGTCCCAAGCGCAGCCTCCTAttctttggtgtgataacattGGTGCTACATACCTTTCGGCTAATCCGGTATTTCATGCCCGAATGAAACACATCGAAGTTGACTTTCACTTTGTACGGGAACGTGTGTCACAGAAGCAACTCCAGATCAAGTTCATCTCTTCTAAAGATCAACTTGCAGACATCTTCACTAAGCCTTTGCCTTTACCACAGTTTGAGGCTTGTAGGCGCAATCTTACCCTTCTAGATTCTTTGAGAAGTGGCTAAGATTGAGGGAAGGTGTTAGACTGTGTATAGCTTCTGTGTATGTATACGTGTATTGTACCTATTGTAACACAcccatatatatatgtgataggccACCCGGTTTAGGGTTGAGCCGGTTCCCCCAAATCATTGTCTTACAATGTGTATCATCTATCTCCATATCCACTTTGAGGGTTTTGAAGAGGACTGAACTTAGGTTTTTGGGTGGCAAAATTTCATAGGCACAATCACATCTGCATGGTCGTATATATATGAGGAGATTGTCGTGTCCCCACCAACCAAGTGGTAGCACTCTTAGATGCGCACAATTAAATTGCGATGACATCTCAAGCAAGTTGGCTTACAAAAGAATTAGaaacttgaacatttttgaaaatgaaatatttttcaaattttgtttttttgaatttcTTTTTTAGATTGAACATTTCCTGAAAATGTTTTTTAATATTAGCATTTTTGGAATATAAATATTtgcaaatttaaacatttttaaatttcaTTTTTTCGAATCTAAAATTAaacgaaaaacaaaagaaaaaaaaaacaaaaacaaaaatcaaTGTATAGGATTCGCCAAAGTAGCTGAGGTTCATGTTTAGCGTGCTGCAGCTGGGCCCCATCTCCCTGCCCTAGCCGGCTCACAAAACACGCCACATGACCCACATGTCGGAAAAATACGATTTCTTTTTGCGTGAGCGCGGGACCTAGCTGTCATTGGAAGATTTCGGCAAGGTAGGCTACCCGTCAAACAGCTGTCCCTATCTAAATCGACGCAAAACCCACTTCACTCCACCCCATCCCATCCCATCCACCTCCACTGCCCACCCCcaccccccgccgccgcgccgccgcaaaaccctaaaccccctGCCCGCAGATGGCGGACCTCGACTATacggttctctttaattccactgcaaacaaacatctcttttcacactatatggttaatcctttgttttcagcaaaaccagtgagattgacaacctcactgtaagttggggcaaagtattttggttgtgttgtgtgcaggttccacgttgttgctgacaccggtagtgcgccctgccaaagtcagctagcaacaccttcagaaatgatttctttctcctaatgGTCGATTAAattttggtttcttactgaggaaaagttTGCTGCTATTCCTTTTGGGGTTTCCCTGCGTGCTCTGCACAACATCACACCGCTCACTAGGAGCCATGACGCCGCACGACATATCCACTCGTAGCCCAAGCTGCACAGAGCAAACTGCTCGTAGACCACCACACCAACATGCGAGGCCGCCACCCCGGCCTAAAAGTCAAAACCCTCTCCTCTGATACGCGTCGACCGAACCAAACAACCTTGCCGCACTAGCGACACAAGATTGTCACCCAAGCGATGCAAGCAACTTCTCCACCCCATGAAGCTTCTGCCCGCAAAGGATCCCGAGGCTGCCGCCTCGACGCACAACAACCGTCGGGGATCGCCATCCCGACATCAACCATGGAAGACTCATTTGGAGTGTCACGAAACATCCACAAACTAGATCTCCAAGACGACGCCCCCAAAAGGGAAGCGACGAAGACGACGCCGCAGTCCACTCTAGTAAACTAgagtttgggttttcacccgaagaACCCAAGCTAATCGCGTCGAGATGAAAATAAGCACTTCAACGACCCCTTGAAAAAAAGAGAACGACACNNNNNNNNNNNNNNNNNNNNNNNNNNNNNNNNNNNNNNNNNNNNNNNNNNNNNNNNNNNNNNNNNNNNNNNNNNNNNNNNNNNNNNNNNNNNNNNNNNNNTGGCAAAACCAAGAGAAGGCGGCAGAAGCGGTTAACATGCACCTGCAGGTTCAGAAGTACACACAAGAACCAAGCAACGATCAATCACCACAAACCATTCCATCTGCACTTCTTATACGTAGTTAAGAACACGAAATGTGATTACAAGTTATCACACCAGGTCACCATCCCCACCTCCCAGCAAACatcacacacaacacaaccaacagATTACTTAATGTACACAGCAGCACAGTACAATCCAACCCAGCGACACCAAGATCGCACAATTTTGTTTCAGCCAAGGAGCTCGATCAATCACACGTTGGCAGGCCCCTCTTTCGTCAACGGGTACGGTCCCGGAGAGCTCCCGGCCACGCCAGGCAGCGGCAGGGGCGTGCCGTAGATCTGCGCGCCAACGCCGGCGCGCATCTCCTCGCGGCCCCTGTGCTTGCCGAGGAAGTAGCAGCCGAAGCCGAGCAGgatggtgaagaagatgaagggCAGGGAGATCACCAGCACAAACcccattcttcttcttccctaGATGCCTTGAAACGGGCAGGATGCTTGGAATGGCTGGGCAGAGAATGCTTGGAATGGAATTGTTGAGGTGGTTTGCTTTGGGAGGGGGGGAGCTGCGTGGGGATGGGTTTTATACACACGAGCGAGGGACTTGGATGCTGCAAAGGATCGTTTGGAAGAAGGCAGCTGGAGCTGGAAGCTTGTGGAGTGTACGGGTGACCGTTGGCTTGGTGCTTATAATTGAGGCAACGGTCGAATGCTTTGGGTTCTAGTAGTACTGCTGGGTGGAGCGTGCTCTGGCACGACGACTTCAAGGTTACAAGTGTAGTTCTTGCTTTTCTGATTTATTGCCGAAATTAATCAATTCGATCTGCGCAAAGTAACTAAGTAATGTCACAACATCGACAGTAAACTCCGACTTGCATATGATCCTTCTAGCTCCCAGTTGTTTTCCCTGTCCATGTTTGGAATCTGTTCTCTGAAAGAAGGTTCTCAACCTGGAATCATTCTTTCGGAAAGGTGCATGGGTCATAATTTGTCCTtcgcaaacagagcttggctctggtggttaggtcccttgtggtggaaccagcccacccaggttcaagtcctagacttgacatgggtgtttgcatttacctggatttattccaggatttaaccggcgctatgctttcggtggtaggtgacgtgcccgtcaacgacGAGCGCCAGTggcgacttcgtcaacctcaagatatgccggctcagtccctcggaggtgctcataggggtagggtgtgcgtgcgtgcgttcataggggtgtttgtacgtgcgtgtttctgagcgtctgcgttgtactgtgttctcaaaaaaaaattgtccTCCTTCCACCATATTTTTTTCTCCTTGAAGCCTGgaagtttagtttttttttttcaaaacaaagGCAAAACCTTGGCGATATCTTCTATTTTTTTACTGTAACTATGGCGGGCCTAAGGCAACCTCAACCCATATATTCAGCCAAGTTACCTATAAAGTTTTTCAGCCTCAACAAGATAGGTTCAAATGAACCAGAATCAGtgttcaaaaaatcgtccgattcaacgattaattgGTGGAATAATCGTTACTCGTGGGTCACCGATTAGCCGACAAACTCATTTATCATCAGATTAATCGGCTgatttgcctattaatcgctaatTGCTACCCAACCGAGTTGACGGTATTTCCTCAACATTGACCAAAATACACGGGGTTACAAGAGAAgagaagaaaggaaagaaaaaaacacACAACAACAACACACAAGACCGAGGAGAAAAAGTGGCCACCCCGCAAATCTAGGGGGTTGGCCGATGAGAATACTCATCACGACCCAAGCACAACGATCACAAGAGTCCCGAGTACACACTAGAGGGACAACCCAGCTCGAGGCCTCGCCGAAGTAATAATCGAAGTGCTTTGGTCTGCCAAGACAAAACAACGACACTACACCGTCGTCGACGTAATCGAAGGGCAACATGCATCCGAGACCACACTACGCACCAACACCTGTGTCGAGGGTGTGGCCGAGACGACGCCTATGTGCCGCCGGCTAGAGTCGAATGACATCACAAAGCAGAGACATGCCCATTGGCCAAATCTATTAATTAAAAAGGTGTCTCAGGTTTAGTGATTATCTATGCTCAACGTCTCTAGTGTTCAACTCACTAAGGTTTGGTGTATGCTCAACGTCTCTAGTCTAACTCACTCACGTGCTACAGCACTTGTTTATTGTCGAATTTTTTGCAGCTGAAGGGCTTCAGTTCATAGATAAAGGAACTGGTGACTAAAAATGCTGTTCCAATATGTGTTTGTTGGGGGCTGATGCCACAGAACCTTACGGCAACCAGAGGTGGCACGTGATTCCAGCAACCCTTTTGCTCACAAGACCACCTACCTTTAAGCCAGAAAGGTAGAGCAAGTTAATTTCAAAGAACTAACAGGAGATGAAATGGCATGCTGCATACAGTGAAGGAATCAGGTTGCAATGTTGACACGATGGGGAAAGCTAGGACAATCCACAGTTTTAATACCACAATACAAGCGTTTGGGAATGCCTTCTTGCGTTTACAGGCTCGGGGCATCATACGAAACCTAGTCGGGTACCGCTTCATCAGCTAGAGCCACGCAGCACGGCTAGCTAAATCATACGTTTTACAGGAAACACAGATATCTGTATTATTAACAATACAGTAGCGACAGCATCAGACATATTTGTGAATTTGTATCCAACTGAAGCCACCAGGTGGATCATCATCGATCGGCTTCAGTGAGCCCGCTCACGGAGAACATCGATCTCCACCTCAGTTGGGTCAGTTGCCTGGATCTCGTAGTGGAACCCATCGAGCTCGTGCTTGATACGGTCCTTGGAGGTGGAGTACAGCATCTTGGCACGGATGCGGGATGTTGCTGGGGACCTGGTGCAGCATGTGCATTAGTTATACAATAAGGTGAAATCAAGGGAAAGGGAAGGAAAGTGGGAGGGGGTGGGTGCAAATGGTGATTTTTCATCTATGCATAGTAGCACTGCTATCAGAATCAACTTTCTCAATAGAAAATAAATTGCACCATTGGCAAGCACATTTGAAGACATGTGGACAGGTATTATTATACTTTACAGACAGCTACAAGCACATCTGCATGTGT contains:
- the LOC124700717 gene encoding uncharacterized protein LOC124700717; the encoded protein is MGFVLVISLPFIFFTILLGFGCYFLGKHRGREEMRAGVGAQIYGTPLPLPGVAGSSPGPYPLTKEGPANV